The DNA sequence CCAGGATATAGTCCAAAACCACAGCCTCCGCCTCCACTTTTTTCAAACAGCAGTGGAGGCTCTGCCTCTAATTATTCAGGATCTGACAATCCTCATCCACCGCCACCTCCACCAGGCTATTCTTTAGGCTTTTCAAAGAGCACATTTACATATGAGGAGTTAGCATTGGCAACAGATGGCTTCTCAGATGCCAATCTCCTTGGGCAAGGTGGTTTTGGATATGTCCACAAGGGAGTCCTTCCAAACGGGAAGGAAGTAGCTGTGAAGCAGCTCAAAGCTGGAAGCGGTCAAGGGGAGCGTGAATTTCAAGCGGAAGTTGATATTATTAGCCGAGTTCATCACAAGCACCTTGTTTCACTCGTTGGTTACTGCATGTTTGGGGCCCAGAGAATGCTTGTTTACGAATTTGTTCCAAACAACACTATGGAATTCCACTTACATGGTACATTTTTTTCTGCTTTCAATTAGTTTCTAATAAAATGTATCTGAAATTATAAAAACATTTGTAGGTTGAATTGCTATTTAGATTTTGCACTAAGATGATTCACCATTTTATTCTACATTTGCTGATACTGTAAGGTTTGGTGGATTATAAATTGCAGAAAAAGGACGTCCCACCATGGAATGGTCCACCAGACTTAAAATTGCTTTAGGATCTGCCAAAGGACTTGCTTATCTTCATGAGGACTGTAAGTTCTCTCTCTTTCAGTCTTCATGGGTACTGGCCTTTTGCATTGCTGATGTAAAGACAATGATCAATTTTAACTTTGTAAAATGTTGAATGCAGGCCATCCAAAAATCATTCATCGTGATATCAAATCAGCTAATATACTTTTGGATTACAAATTTGAGGCCAAGGTAATTCATCATGATATTAACTGTACACTTCCTTGATTTTTAACACACTTCTTTGAGATGAAGAATTAGctttcaattaattttatttggGTGTAATGACTTTAATCATTAAGTTTGCAACATGccttatcttttattttgtttttgcagGTTGCAGATTTTGGACTAGCAAAGTTTACTTCTGATCTCAATACTCATGTCTCGACCCGTGTGATGGGAACTTTTGGGTAAGCTGGAATTcagattttgtttgtttttttttttaaattttccaaCATGAATGTTAATTTGCATAAGGCATTGCACTGTATTCTACGCTGTTAAGTTTTTATGTTCTGCATGGTTCTCTCTGACTTCAGGATACATTGTCCTTTGCCTGATGAGTTTCATCATTGACAAGCTTTATGGGTTATGGTATGATTTAACttttatttcatatttaattacttGCAGATATCTGGCTCCAGAATATGCTTCAAGTGGGAAGCTCACAGAAAAGTCAGATGTTTTCTCCTTTGGAATCATGCTTTTGGAGTTAATTACTGGACGCCGACCTGTTGATATGACTCACTCTTATGTGGAGGATAGTTTGGTCGATTGGGTGAGTAGCATGATTTTTAGAATCTGTATATGTTCTTACTCTGTTGGTCCTTGCTGACACAATCCTTGATGTGTTATTTGATAAGTAAACTCTGTGTTGGTATTGCAGGCAAGGCCGTTGCTCAATCGAGCTTTGGAAGACAGAAATTTTGATGAGCTGGTTGACCACAGGCTGCAAAAGAATTATGATGAAAATGAGATGGTTCGTATGGTTGCTTGTGCTGCAGCTTGTGTACGTCATTCTGCTAGGCGCCGACCAAAAATGAGTCAGGTGATTTTTCCTTAGCAATCAAATTCTGATAAAATTTCCGTTCATTGTTGCACTAGGCTAAGTTCCTAGATAGTCAATTTCTTGTTGCTTGATGATGTTTTCTGCAAAGAGATAAGTTAGGATGGGATACTTTCGGTTTAAATAAAGCATTAAGACTATATACTTAGAATTTTGTGCTTCAATTATGCATTGTTACTATTGGGAAGCCAACCAACTTACTCTGCTATATTACATTATTTAAACAGATTGTTCGTGCTTTGGAGGGAGATGTGTCTCTAGCTGACCTCAACGAAGGAATCAGGCCTGGTCAAAGCAACATTTACAGTTCTCATGGAAGCTCCGATTATGATACTAGTCAATACAATGAGGACATGAAAAAGTTTAGGAAGATGGCGCTAGGAAGCCAAGAATATGGTGCCAGCAGTGAGTACAGTGCTCCGACCAGCGAATATGGTCTCTACCCATCTGGTTCGAGCGGTGAAGCCCAAACTACTCGAGAAATGGAGATGGGAAAGATGAAGAGAAATGGTCAAGGTTTTAGCGGAATGCCTCTTTAACAGAGTAATTATTTTCTGTAAAAATCCTTTCAAGTTCGGTTCAAATTCCAAGAATATCATGTTTTATAGGAGTTTTAACACAATTTTTTCCTCCCTATCTCTGAAATTGTTTGTTTTTCCAGTGTACTTATTAGTGCTTATACGGCAGATTGACAGGAAAAGCTTGTTCATTCTTTCATTTGTTGCTTGatcttatttttgtttatacCAACTTATACTACCCGTATATATTACCCCTTTTAACTGTAAGGTAATTTGTTTACGTTTCttacattttctttttcaattgtattcaagaaaaacaataattttaatttttttttatgtggcTAATGATAGAAAATCTTATCTTTAAATCTATTCCATTAAGGGAACTTGCAAGTGGTATAGTGCATCTTTCGATGACAAACGTGTTGGTTCTCAAAGTCAATTGGTGCTGTCTGCCCCTCAATTAGCAGAAGCCAAAAGAAATAGGtttatctaataataataattataaatggtCAAACAATTAAACGGTCAAATGttcaaaaattagaataataataaatttaaggaATGACAAAAAGATATGGTCACCACAATCCATTGGCCATTGGTTGAAGAAAATAGAGTGCAAACCAGCTCATTCTTGTTTTTTGATGCTCTTCTTAAAACTTATGCACATGCCTACTTTCTTATTTCTGCAGGCCTATCTTTATACTCTCATTGAGAAAAGTTTCAAAAAGAAGAAGTTATAATAAGCAAAGCCAACTCATGATTTCCAATTGGAATTTGTATGGATACACACTGCAGGGGACCACTTTggtgtatatattattttgataaCTTGAACTTGGATAGAGAACTCTTCAAGCCCAACTAATTAGAATGATCCCCCACacttttttcatttcatttactATATTTTCCTTGGAAATAGCATGGTCAGCTAGATTTAGCAGAAGTTTTGGAGgtaggaaaaaataaaaagactaGAAGTGCTCCCAAATTGACTAGaagttttgttttctttttcactTGTTATATTGAACTGGTTAATTTACAGTTGAAACCGCAACTATCACTGTGAGGTTGGTCAGAAAGTAATAATTAGATGATTCGTACTTGTTAATGTAATTCTAATGGAATTAATATCACATAATATCTGTAAGATGCAAACCATAAAAACAGTCCTAGTTTTCAAAAACCATGAGTGCCAACTCAGTCAATTATGTGGGTtgtgttgtttttaattgtacAATCTATCTGTCCTCTTTTATTATCTGAAATTATATGCAAGGGGCTTCTATAACTGGCtgtacttattttatttatttattttttttaattttaagattAGACCTAAATTTTATTCAACAAGGAGAAAAATGAAGTCAATACATCTTTCTAATAAGTCAAAAGAGCTAAGCACTAAACTTGTCTTCAATGTCACAAAGGAGAACCGCCTCACTATAGTAAGAACTAAAAGGGAAATGTTTAAGGTTTTTTTTAAGCAAGAGAAATGGTAAGTC is a window from the Cannabis sativa cultivar Pink pepper isolate KNU-18-1 chromosome 1, ASM2916894v1, whole genome shotgun sequence genome containing:
- the LOC115705504 gene encoding proline-rich receptor-like protein kinase PERK1, whose amino-acid sequence is MSTPGGSPAPSSPPATNSTSPPPSTPSAPPPATPTTPASPPPATPSPPAATSPPPSTTPTPPAATPPTPSPPAPTTPVPSPPSTTTPPPDSSASPPPPSTPSTTPSTPSTPSITPPPPSRTNTPSTPSNPSRSPPPPSRSSSAPGPSSSPSLSTGVVVGIAVGAVAILVVLSILCVCCTKKKRRRRDQEGYYVPPPPSGPKVNNYGGPPQHWQQNPPPSDHVYMQKPSPPPAAASRLSQPPGYSPKPQPPPPLFSNSSGGSASNYSGSDNPHPPPPPPGYSLGFSKSTFTYEELALATDGFSDANLLGQGGFGYVHKGVLPNGKEVAVKQLKAGSGQGEREFQAEVDIISRVHHKHLVSLVGYCMFGAQRMLVYEFVPNNTMEFHLHEKGRPTMEWSTRLKIALGSAKGLAYLHEDCHPKIIHRDIKSANILLDYKFEAKVADFGLAKFTSDLNTHVSTRVMGTFGYLAPEYASSGKLTEKSDVFSFGIMLLELITGRRPVDMTHSYVEDSLVDWARPLLNRALEDRNFDELVDHRLQKNYDENEMVRMVACAAACVRHSARRRPKMSQIVRALEGDVSLADLNEGIRPGQSNIYSSHGSSDYDTSQYNEDMKKFRKMALGSQEYGASSEYSAPTSEYGLYPSGSSGEAQTTREMEMGKMKRNGQGFSGMPL